The DNA sequence TTACTGTTTCAAATATGCTACAGTTGGATATACTGTAGTGCAACGAAACAAACAGCAACATTcatgaaaactatttttattgacttttcctttttaaagATCAGTTCGTATTCAAGTAAGGCATTCCATGATCAAGTAAACTTAGCTCCAGTGATTTGTCCAGTCTGTACGTGGTTGATCCAAATCAGGTTCAGTTGCTGTAGCAAGTCGGAATAGTTGGGTTGCTGTCTTCACAGTGAAAGATGTTTTTCTTGTAAACAATCTGTAACACTCCCTTCGCACTAGAATTTAGCAGACAAAAGTTGAGACGAACACCTTTGATAGGGACATGAACATTGATATGCAAATACATAGTTGTTGTCTTGTGCCAATAAATTTGTTGGTTGAGGATGACAGTCAACTTAATTTGTAACTGTTGGGAATAGGGTTGTGACAGAGAGTGAGAAGGTGATGCTAAGTTTTCCTGAGTTTCATGATGCAGACACTTTTGGAACTCTTTCGATGAGCTTCAGCTTGTGAATCGCATTCTTTTATAACTTTCATGTTGGAAAGCCACTTTCAGTGGTGGAGTTGATGTCAAGAATTTTTGATGAGATAATGCTTTATAACTTTCAGATAATATATGTCGATTCAACAGGATCAatgtttatttgaattaactaaatttttttattcttgtgaAGTAATAAGTGAAATCCTTTTAAGAAGCTTATTACTCAGTTGGCTAAACTGGATCTGCACTACTCATCTATTTCCTGGTGACTTTTTTTaccttctcttctttttcaatcTCTCAGGAACTTGAGTCTCTGCCGTCTAGATGTGAAATATTCACTTTGTAGTGGTTTTAGCTGGCTGCAAGATGTGGAATTTTGCATCAAGTTGTTTAGCTGGAAGTATAGGGCCAAAGAAAGGTGTGTTGAAGCCAGCACGAGATTCATTGGACTGCTCCGATGATGAAGTTTCTTCTATCACCAGCAGAGAGGAGGAAGGCCTGGAATGCCCAATATGCTGGGAATCCTTTAACCTTGTTGAAAACATACCCTACGTTTTGTGGTGTGGACATACTTTGTGCAAAAACTGCATACTAGGACTACAATGGGCTGCTGTGAAATTTCCTACTTTACCTCTTCAGCTCCCACTCTTTGTTTCCTGCCCCTGGTGCAATCTATTATCACTGCGCTTGGTTTATAGGGGGAATCTGAAATTTCCTCGTAAaaacttctttcttctttggaTGCTTGAGAGCATGAATGGTGACAGAGT is a window from the Sesamum indicum cultivar Zhongzhi No. 13 linkage group LG15, S_indicum_v1.0, whole genome shotgun sequence genome containing:
- the LOC105177301 gene encoding uncharacterized protein LOC105177301; the encoded protein is MWNFASSCLAGSIGPKKGVLKPARDSLDCSDDEVSSITSREEEGLECPICWESFNLVENIPYVLWCGHTLCKNCILGLQWAAVKFPTLPLQLPLFVSCPWCNLLSLRLVYRGNLKFPRKNFFLLWMLESMNGDRVKSHSTICRDHQAVWPSSTKVTGSHTGNNQRRGHHFHHSEQSGSVHDGHQLNGYHAIGRLHLSLKRSLVFFVHLTAKFPLVIMFLLIILYAIPASAAILALYILITVVFALPSFLILYFAYPTLDWLVREIIA